One Nocardioides aromaticivorans genomic window carries:
- a CDS encoding FAD-binding and (Fe-S)-binding domain-containing protein — MPGPSSQIASEVRRHGATDVSDDAAVLAAYSSDASLYRVPPAAVVFPRSADEVRAALAAARELGVPITARGAGTSVAGNAIGPGIVLDFSRHMNQVLSVDAEAGTAVVQPGVVQAQLQKAVAAHGLKFGPDPSTSTRCTIGGMIGNDACGARSLAFGRTSHNTLGLRALLADGTELVTGPDGWSADSDVLGRVEQIVSKDLATARTEFGTFGRHVSGLAVEHLLPERFDPTRALVGSEGTLAVITEATVRLVRNPPVSLMVVLGFPDFPTAGHATPQVLAFAPSACEGIDRRIVDVILERRGPGAVPPLPAGDAWMFVELSGDSPEDVRRQADLLASAGLGVSALVVDDPRTADRLWKIRADGAGLAGRAPSGRPAWAGWEDAAVPPDRLGTYLTSFDALLDKHGLTAMPFGHFGEGCVHVRMDFAFDSPDGPDRYRSFVEDAADLVSSLGGSLSGEHGDGRARSELLPRMYSPQALALMSSIKKAFDPGDLLNPGIIVDAAPLTADLRYTSTAKLTKGLAMAYASDGGDFGQAVHRCTGVGKCRADNTGSGGVMCPSYQATKEEIHSTRGRARLLQEIVNGDSDISWGSPAVHEALDLCLACKGCASDCPTGTDMASYKAEVLHQTYKRRLRPRSHYVVGWLPRWAKVGSLTPRLANRSMDIDWVRTLALKASGVDTRRRMPTFARRTFRRTFSAASDQTGRPVVLFVDSFTNHFAPQVADAAAQVLREAGYAPRITRQQECCGLPWISTGQLDGAARRLRSMVDALAADAKAGLPVVGIEPSCTAVLRHELTELVSGEDAAAVAAATVTLAELLTRTDGWTPPDLSGVTVVAQPHCHHHAVMGWETDRALLVRAGAAVQAVAGCCGMAGNFGVEQGHYEVSLAVAEANLLPAVRQAPEGAVVLADGFSCRTQLDELAPTARPKHLAELLAGR; from the coding sequence GTGCCCGGCCCCTCTTCCCAGATCGCTTCCGAGGTCCGGCGGCACGGAGCAACCGACGTCAGCGACGACGCGGCCGTCCTCGCCGCGTACTCCTCCGACGCCTCGCTCTACCGCGTCCCGCCCGCGGCGGTGGTGTTCCCGCGCTCCGCCGACGAGGTGCGGGCCGCGCTGGCCGCCGCCCGTGAGCTCGGCGTCCCGATCACCGCGCGCGGTGCCGGTACGTCCGTGGCGGGCAACGCGATCGGCCCGGGCATCGTCCTCGACTTCAGCCGCCACATGAACCAGGTGCTGTCAGTGGACGCCGAGGCCGGTACGGCGGTCGTCCAGCCGGGCGTCGTACAGGCGCAGCTGCAGAAGGCGGTCGCCGCGCACGGGCTGAAGTTCGGCCCGGACCCGTCGACCAGCACCCGCTGCACCATCGGCGGGATGATCGGCAACGACGCGTGCGGCGCGCGCTCGCTGGCCTTCGGCCGGACCTCGCACAACACGCTCGGCCTGCGGGCGCTGCTCGCCGACGGCACCGAGCTGGTCACCGGGCCCGACGGCTGGTCGGCCGACAGCGACGTGCTGGGCCGGGTCGAGCAGATCGTCTCGAAGGACCTGGCGACCGCGCGGACCGAGTTCGGCACCTTCGGACGGCACGTGTCCGGCCTCGCCGTCGAGCACCTGCTGCCCGAGCGCTTCGACCCGACCCGCGCCCTCGTCGGCTCCGAGGGCACCCTCGCGGTCATCACCGAGGCGACGGTCCGGCTGGTCCGCAACCCGCCCGTCTCGCTGATGGTCGTCCTCGGCTTCCCCGACTTCCCCACCGCGGGCCACGCGACCCCGCAGGTGCTGGCGTTCGCGCCCTCGGCCTGCGAGGGCATCGACCGGCGCATCGTCGACGTGATCCTCGAGCGCCGCGGGCCGGGCGCCGTGCCGCCCCTGCCGGCCGGTGACGCGTGGATGTTCGTCGAGCTGTCCGGCGACTCCCCCGAGGACGTACGACGCCAGGCCGACCTGCTCGCGAGCGCCGGCCTCGGTGTCTCGGCGCTGGTCGTCGACGACCCGCGCACCGCCGACCGGCTCTGGAAGATCCGGGCCGACGGGGCCGGGCTGGCGGGCCGGGCTCCCTCCGGCCGTCCCGCGTGGGCCGGCTGGGAGGACGCCGCCGTACCCCCCGACCGGCTGGGCACCTACCTCACCAGCTTCGACGCGCTGCTCGACAAGCACGGGCTGACCGCCATGCCGTTCGGGCACTTCGGCGAGGGCTGCGTGCACGTGCGGATGGACTTCGCGTTCGACTCCCCCGACGGGCCGGACCGCTATCGCTCGTTCGTCGAGGACGCCGCCGACCTGGTCTCCTCGCTGGGCGGCTCGCTGTCCGGCGAGCACGGCGACGGCCGGGCCCGCAGCGAGCTGCTGCCGCGCATGTACTCGCCGCAGGCGCTCGCCCTGATGTCCAGCATCAAGAAGGCCTTCGACCCCGGCGACCTCCTCAACCCGGGCATCATCGTCGATGCCGCGCCGCTGACCGCCGACCTGCGCTACACCTCGACGGCGAAGCTGACCAAGGGCCTGGCGATGGCCTATGCCAGCGACGGCGGCGACTTCGGCCAGGCCGTGCACCGCTGCACCGGCGTCGGCAAGTGCCGCGCCGACAACACCGGCTCGGGCGGGGTGATGTGCCCGTCGTACCAGGCGACCAAGGAGGAGATCCACTCCACCCGCGGCCGCGCGCGCCTGCTGCAGGAGATCGTCAACGGCGACAGCGACATCTCGTGGGGCTCGCCCGCCGTGCACGAGGCGCTCGACCTCTGCCTCGCCTGCAAGGGCTGCGCGTCGGACTGCCCGACCGGCACCGACATGGCCAGCTACAAGGCCGAGGTGCTGCACCAGACCTACAAGCGCAGGCTGCGCCCTCGCTCGCACTACGTCGTCGGCTGGCTTCCGCGCTGGGCGAAGGTCGGCTCGTTGACGCCGAGGCTGGCCAACAGGTCGATGGACATCGACTGGGTCCGCACCCTGGCGCTGAAGGCCTCCGGGGTGGACACCCGTCGGCGGATGCCGACCTTCGCGCGGCGCACCTTCCGTCGTACCTTCTCCGCCGCGTCGGACCAGACCGGCAGGCCCGTCGTCCTCTTCGTCGACTCCTTCACCAACCACTTCGCGCCGCAGGTCGCCGACGCTGCGGCACAGGTGCTGCGGGAGGCCGGCTACGCACCGCGGATCACCCGCCAGCAGGAGTGCTGCGGCCTGCCCTGGATCAGCACGGGCCAGCTCGACGGTGCCGCCAGACGACTGCGCTCGATGGTCGACGCGCTGGCCGCCGACGCGAAGGCCGGGCTGCCCGTCGTGGGCATCGAGCCCTCGTGCACGGCCGTCCTGCGCCACGAGCTCACCGAGCTGGTCTCCGGCGAGGACGCTGCCGCGGTCGCGGCCGCCACGGTCACCCTCGCCGAGCTGCTGACCCGCACGGACGGCTGGACGCCGCCGGACCTGTCCGGCGTCACGGTCGTCGCGCAGCCGCACTGCCACCACCACGCGGTGATGGGCTGGGAGACCGACCGGGCGCTGCTCGTGCGCGCCGGCGCGGCGGTCCAGGCCGTCGCCGGATGCTGCGGCATGGCGGGCAACTTCGGCGTCGAGCAGGGCCACTACGAGGTGTCCCTCGCCGTCGCCGAGGCCAACCTGCTGCCCGCCGTCCGGCAGGCACCGGAGGGCGCGGTCGTGCTGGCCGACGGCTTCTCGTGCCGCACCCAGCTCGACGAGCTGGCGCCGACGGCGAGGCCGAAGCACCTCGCGGAGCTGCTCGCCGGGCGGTGA
- a CDS encoding crotonase/enoyl-CoA hydratase family protein, whose translation MTDEKRFTVTRDGHVATVGLAGPGGKAVMDERFFGELTETFTALDADDEVRAIVVTGAGPHFSFGLDLGAAAATFAPLRSATDAGARQELLALIRRWQAALDAVAGVRKPTVAAVTGWCIGGGVDLAVACDVRVASADAQFSVREAKVGIVADLGSLQRLVGVIGDGHLRELALTGDDIGADRAAAIGLVNHVHPDADATLAAARELAGRMAANSPLVLRGIKDVLDAERAPRVEAGLRYTAVWNAAFLLSNDLDEAMLSFVERRPPEFTGR comes from the coding sequence ATGACTGACGAGAAGCGCTTCACCGTCACCCGCGACGGTCACGTCGCCACCGTCGGCCTCGCCGGCCCCGGCGGGAAGGCCGTGATGGACGAGCGGTTCTTCGGCGAGCTCACGGAGACCTTCACCGCCCTCGACGCCGACGACGAGGTCCGCGCGATCGTCGTGACCGGTGCCGGCCCGCACTTCTCGTTCGGCCTGGACCTCGGCGCCGCTGCGGCGACCTTCGCGCCGCTGCGGAGCGCGACCGACGCCGGCGCCCGCCAGGAGCTGCTGGCCCTGATCCGCCGTTGGCAGGCCGCGCTCGACGCGGTCGCGGGCGTCCGCAAGCCCACGGTCGCAGCCGTCACCGGCTGGTGCATCGGCGGCGGCGTCGACCTCGCCGTCGCCTGCGACGTGCGGGTCGCCTCCGCCGACGCGCAGTTCAGCGTGCGGGAGGCCAAGGTGGGCATCGTCGCCGACCTCGGCAGCCTCCAGCGCCTCGTCGGCGTCATCGGCGACGGCCACCTGCGCGAGCTCGCCCTCACCGGCGACGACATCGGTGCCGACCGGGCAGCGGCGATCGGCCTGGTCAACCACGTCCACCCCGATGCCGACGCGACCCTGGCCGCCGCCCGCGAGCTCGCCGGCCGGATGGCTGCGAACTCGCCGCTGGTCCTGCGTGGCATCAAGGACGTCCTGGACGCCGAGCGAGCGCCCCGGGTCGAGGCCGGCCTGCGCTACACCGCGGTCTGGAACGCCGCCTTCCTGCTGAGCAACGACCTCGACGAGGCGATGCTGTCGTTCGTCGAGCGGCGCCCGCCGGAGTTCACCGGCCGCTGA
- a CDS encoding DUF4031 domain-containing protein gives MTIYIDDMRLPATVGPVEGVWSHLLSDLPGEEGHAELLDFARRLGLETRWIQNEGTATEHFDVTEPTRQRALALGATPIRYGREVARITMAKRAVSGR, from the coding sequence GTGACCATCTACATCGACGACATGCGCCTGCCCGCGACGGTCGGGCCGGTCGAGGGCGTCTGGTCACACCTGCTGTCGGACCTGCCGGGCGAGGAGGGCCACGCCGAGCTGCTCGACTTCGCGCGCCGGCTGGGCCTGGAGACGCGGTGGATCCAGAACGAGGGCACCGCCACCGAGCACTTCGACGTCACCGAGCCGACCCGGCAGCGCGCGCTCGCCCTCGGGGCCACGCCGATCCGCTACGGCCGCGAGGTCGCCCGGATCACCATGGCGAAGCGAGCGGTCAGCGGCCGGTGA
- a CDS encoding C40 family peptidase, with protein sequence MSTTFTRAAARFVVIPLATSVFLATPAPASHAETVVVTTTNAETGATTTTTTQEPTAAERRAEARAQRAAQRKRFANRVIAKARSRAGSPYVYGATGPHAFDCSGLTQWVYGKVGKRLPRTSDAQAGAVRRVRHPRRGDLVFFHNGGNVYHVGIYAGHHMLWHASRPGHPVAKERIWTSSVFYGRVR encoded by the coding sequence ATGTCCACCACCTTCACGCGCGCTGCCGCGCGCTTCGTCGTCATCCCGCTCGCCACGTCGGTGTTCCTCGCCACGCCGGCCCCGGCGTCGCACGCCGAGACCGTGGTCGTCACCACGACCAACGCGGAGACCGGTGCCACCACGACCACCACGACGCAGGAGCCGACGGCCGCCGAGCGTCGCGCCGAGGCCCGGGCCCAGCGGGCCGCGCAGCGCAAGCGCTTCGCCAACCGCGTCATCGCCAAGGCGCGCAGCCGCGCCGGCAGCCCCTACGTGTACGGCGCCACCGGCCCGCACGCCTTCGACTGCTCCGGCCTGACCCAGTGGGTCTACGGCAAGGTCGGCAAGCGCCTGCCCCGCACCTCCGACGCCCAGGCCGGCGCCGTACGCCGGGTGCGCCACCCCCGCCGCGGCGACCTCGTCTTCTTCCACAACGGCGGGAACGTCTACCACGTGGGCATCTACGCCGGGCACCACATGCTCTGGCACGCCTCGCGTCCGGGCCACCCGGTCGCCAAGGAGCGGATCTGGACCTCGTCGGTCTTCTACGGCCGGGTCCGCTGA
- a CDS encoding TetR/AcrR family transcriptional regulator has translation MTERQVRRNGSLRDTWFQAANEILASQGYGALKLAPLCQRLGVTTGSFYHSFDNWQDFTDALLDAWLEQRTQQTVDIVNQHADPVDRLLMLAEASSRLLHRTEAAIRVWAGVDERVGAIQRQVDEKRYQVVHAALVETVGAELAPRYASWALSTLVGFEMLADGHDREQLVWSLEQVLAAAGASR, from the coding sequence GTGACCGAGCGCCAGGTACGACGCAACGGGTCCTTGCGCGACACGTGGTTCCAGGCCGCCAACGAGATCCTCGCGAGCCAGGGCTACGGCGCCCTCAAGCTGGCCCCCCTGTGCCAGCGGCTCGGCGTCACCACCGGCTCCTTCTACCACTCGTTCGACAACTGGCAGGACTTCACCGACGCCCTGCTCGACGCGTGGCTCGAGCAGCGCACGCAGCAGACGGTCGATATCGTCAACCAGCACGCCGATCCCGTCGACCGGCTGCTGATGCTCGCCGAGGCCAGCTCCCGGCTGCTGCACCGCACCGAGGCGGCCATCCGGGTCTGGGCCGGCGTCGACGAGCGGGTCGGCGCGATCCAGCGCCAGGTGGACGAGAAGCGCTACCAGGTCGTCCACGCGGCGCTCGTCGAGACCGTCGGCGCGGAGCTCGCACCCCGCTACGCGAGCTGGGCGCTGAGCACCCTCGTCGGCTTCGAGATGCTGGCCGACGGCCACGACCGGGAGCAGCTGGTGTGGTCGCTCGAGCAGGTGCTGGCTGCTGCCGGGGCGAGCCGCTGA
- a CDS encoding SDR family NAD(P)-dependent oxidoreductase translates to MPLTIVTGGTRGIGAAVAARLAAEGHDLVLGHRSDAASAAAVVARLEAVGVRCVAVPGDLTTDEGIDALYAAADDLGALTGVVNNAGATYRFAPLADTPADEVRRTIDVNLTAPILVARAAVHRLGRGGVIVNITSGAATIGSPGEYVHYAAAKAGLDLLTRGLGLELADRGIRVVAVAPGLIETELHTTTGDPGRVARMAPQIPLGRAGQPEEIAGAVAWLMSEEASYVTATTLRVAGGR, encoded by the coding sequence ATGCCACTCACCATCGTCACCGGAGGGACCCGCGGGATCGGGGCGGCCGTCGCGGCCCGGCTCGCAGCGGAGGGCCACGACCTCGTCCTCGGCCACCGCAGCGACGCGGCCAGCGCTGCCGCCGTCGTCGCGCGGCTCGAGGCCGTCGGCGTCCGGTGCGTCGCGGTGCCGGGGGACCTGACGACCGACGAGGGCATCGACGCGCTGTACGCCGCCGCGGACGACCTCGGCGCCCTGACCGGCGTCGTCAACAACGCCGGCGCCACCTACCGGTTCGCCCCGCTCGCCGACACCCCGGCCGACGAGGTGCGTCGCACCATCGACGTGAACCTGACCGCCCCGATCCTCGTCGCGCGGGCCGCGGTGCACCGGCTGGGGCGCGGCGGCGTGATCGTGAACATCACCTCGGGCGCCGCGACGATCGGCTCGCCGGGGGAGTACGTGCACTACGCCGCCGCGAAGGCCGGCCTCGACCTGCTGACGCGCGGCCTCGGCCTCGAGCTCGCCGACCGCGGCATCCGCGTCGTGGCCGTCGCTCCCGGCCTGATCGAGACCGAGCTGCACACGACGACGGGGGACCCCGGCCGGGTCGCGCGGATGGCGCCGCAGATCCCGCTCGGCCGCGCCGGGCAGCCGGAGGAGATCGCGGGTGCGGTCGCCTGGCTGATGAGCGAGGAGGCGTCGTACGTCACGGCGACGACGCTGCGCGTGGCCGGCGGTCGGTAG
- a CDS encoding LLM class F420-dependent oxidoreductase: MRLGMIIDYSGGFAETVELLQEYERNGLELVAIPEAYSFDAVSQLGYIAARTEKLELMSAIFQIYTRTPSLTAMTAAGLDFVSGGRFTLGLGASGPQVIEGFHGVKYDAPLGRTREVIEICRQVWQRQPVEYRGRHYTVPLTKDDGGSGLGKPLKIINHPVRSEIPISVAALGPKNVALVAELANGWQPLFFHPHKAQRAWGESLEEGFAKRDPALGELDIQLQIAFHLGEPSPEAVQAIRNQLALYIGGMGARDKNFYNQLARRYGYESEAAEIQDLYLDGRKAEAAAAVPDDLVDAVSLLGDEDAVRQHVVDLHAAGVRTLLLNPLAATDEEKVAQVRRLSEIVAETSS; encoded by the coding sequence ATGCGCCTCGGAATGATCATCGACTACTCGGGCGGCTTCGCCGAGACCGTCGAGCTGCTGCAGGAGTACGAGCGCAACGGCCTCGAGCTGGTGGCGATCCCGGAGGCCTACTCCTTCGACGCCGTCAGCCAGCTCGGCTACATCGCCGCGCGCACCGAGAAGCTCGAGCTGATGTCGGCGATCTTCCAGATCTACACGCGGACCCCGTCGCTGACCGCGATGACCGCCGCGGGCCTGGACTTCGTCTCGGGTGGCCGGTTCACCCTCGGCCTCGGCGCGTCCGGCCCGCAGGTCATCGAGGGCTTCCACGGCGTCAAGTACGACGCCCCGCTCGGTCGCACGCGCGAGGTGATCGAGATCTGCCGGCAGGTCTGGCAGCGCCAGCCCGTCGAGTACCGCGGCCGCCACTACACGGTGCCGCTGACCAAGGACGACGGCGGGTCGGGCCTGGGCAAGCCGCTCAAGATCATCAACCACCCGGTCCGCAGCGAGATCCCGATCTCCGTCGCCGCGCTCGGCCCGAAGAACGTCGCGCTGGTCGCCGAGCTCGCGAACGGCTGGCAGCCGCTGTTCTTCCACCCGCACAAGGCACAGCGGGCGTGGGGGGAGTCGCTGGAGGAGGGCTTCGCCAAGCGCGACCCGGCCCTCGGCGAGCTCGACATCCAGCTCCAGATCGCCTTCCACCTCGGCGAGCCGTCGCCCGAGGCCGTGCAGGCGATCCGCAACCAGCTCGCGCTCTACATCGGCGGCATGGGTGCGCGCGACAAGAATTTCTACAACCAGCTGGCCCGCCGCTACGGCTACGAGTCCGAGGCCGCGGAGATCCAGGACCTCTACCTCGACGGGCGCAAGGCGGAGGCCGCGGCCGCCGTACCCGACGACCTGGTCGACGCGGTGAGCCTGCTGGGCGACGAGGACGCGGTCCGCCAGCACGTCGTCGACCTCCACGCCGCGGGCGTGCGCACGCTGCTGCTCAACCCGCTGGCCGCGACCGACGAGGAGAAGGTCGCGCAGGTGCGCCGGCTCTCCGAGATCGTCGCGGAGACGTCCAGCTAG
- a CDS encoding glyceraldehyde-3-phosphate dehydrogenase yields the protein MSVIEDKFDRWKHHEELAEAMIPIVGKLHREKDVTILLHSRSLVNKSVIDILKTHRYARQIDGVELSVTDTFPFLEAIAGLDLGAAKIDLALLIRAYRAAGEPDSVAAFTAEALAEATGDNKVPGPGSQDVVLYGFGRIGRLVARLLVEKSGSGNGLRLRAVVVRKGKGDDLKKRASLLRRDSIHGAFNGSITVDEEKSQIIANGNVIQVIYSNSPAEIDYTEYGINDAILIDNTGIWRDREGLSQHLRPGIAKVLLTAPGKGDVPNIVHGVNHLGVDLDEKVLSCASCTTNAIVPPLKAMEDAFGISRGHVETVHSFTNDQNLLDNYHKADRRGRSAPLNLVITETGAASAVAKVLPDLDAKITGNSIRVPTPDVSIAILSLQLKRETTREEVNEHLRQASLVGPLARNLDYTTATDAVSTDFIGARAASIVDGGASIVDGDSAILYVWYDNEFGYSCQVLRTVQYISGVEYKTFPQA from the coding sequence TTGAGCGTCATCGAGGACAAGTTCGACCGCTGGAAGCACCACGAGGAGCTCGCGGAGGCGATGATCCCGATCGTCGGCAAGCTGCACCGCGAGAAGGACGTCACGATCCTGCTCCACAGCCGCTCGCTGGTGAACAAGTCGGTCATCGACATCCTGAAGACGCACCGCTACGCGCGCCAGATCGACGGCGTCGAGCTCTCCGTCACCGACACCTTCCCCTTCCTCGAGGCGATCGCCGGCCTCGACCTCGGCGCCGCCAAGATCGACCTCGCACTGCTGATCCGCGCCTACCGCGCCGCCGGCGAGCCGGACTCGGTCGCCGCGTTCACCGCCGAGGCGCTGGCCGAGGCGACGGGTGACAACAAGGTCCCCGGCCCGGGCTCGCAGGACGTCGTCCTCTACGGCTTCGGTCGCATCGGCCGCCTCGTCGCGCGCCTGCTCGTCGAGAAGTCCGGCTCGGGCAACGGCCTGCGCCTGCGCGCCGTCGTCGTCCGCAAGGGCAAGGGCGACGACCTCAAGAAGCGCGCCTCGCTGCTGCGCCGCGACTCGATCCACGGAGCCTTCAACGGCTCGATCACGGTGGACGAGGAGAAGAGCCAGATCATCGCCAACGGCAACGTGATCCAGGTGATCTACTCGAACTCGCCCGCCGAGATCGACTACACCGAGTACGGCATCAACGACGCCATCCTCATCGACAACACCGGCATCTGGCGCGACCGCGAGGGCCTCTCGCAGCACCTGCGCCCCGGCATCGCCAAGGTCCTGCTGACCGCGCCGGGCAAGGGCGACGTCCCGAACATCGTTCACGGCGTCAACCACCTCGGCGTCGACCTCGACGAGAAGGTGCTCTCCTGCGCCTCCTGCACCACCAACGCGATCGTCCCGCCGCTGAAGGCGATGGAGGACGCGTTCGGCATCAGCCGCGGCCACGTCGAGACCGTCCACTCGTTCACCAACGACCAGAACCTGCTGGACAACTACCACAAGGCCGACCGCCGCGGCCGCTCCGCGCCGCTCAACCTGGTCATCACCGAGACCGGCGCCGCCTCGGCCGTCGCCAAGGTCCTCCCCGACCTCGACGCCAAGATCACCGGCAACTCGATCCGCGTCCCCACGCCGGACGTCTCGATCGCCATCCTGAGCCTGCAGCTCAAGCGCGAGACCACCCGCGAGGAGGTCAACGAGCACCTGCGCCAGGCCTCGCTCGTCGGCCCGCTGGCCCGCAACCTCGACTACACGACGGCGACCGACGCGGTCTCGACCGACTTCATCGGCGCTCGCGCGGCCTCGATCGTGGACGGCGGCGCCTCGATCGTCGACGGCGACTCGGCGATCCTCTACGTCTGGTACGACAACGAGTTCGGCTACTCCTGCCAGGTGCTGCGCACCGTGCAGTACATCTCGGGCGTGGAGTACAAGACCTTCCCGCAGGCCTGA
- a CDS encoding VOC family protein, with protein MATIDIDAITKDRERIKREYLAPEGERPASSARGIHHAALLSSDVRRTVDFYQGLLEFPLTEIFENRDYAGSDHFFFDVGAGNLLAFFTLPGLDLGPYREVLGGHHHLAISVTREKWDYLRAKLDDAGIDYHLESKVSLYFPGPDGERLELLADPLGEMYGTKVL; from the coding sequence ATGGCAACTATCGACATCGACGCGATCACCAAGGACCGCGAGCGGATCAAGAGGGAGTACCTCGCCCCGGAGGGCGAGCGGCCCGCCAGCAGCGCCCGCGGGATCCACCACGCGGCCCTGCTCTCGTCGGACGTGCGGCGTACCGTCGACTTCTACCAGGGGCTCCTGGAGTTCCCCCTGACCGAGATCTTCGAGAACCGCGACTACGCCGGCTCCGACCACTTCTTCTTCGACGTGGGCGCCGGCAACCTGCTCGCCTTCTTCACCCTGCCGGGCCTCGACCTCGGCCCCTACCGCGAGGTCCTCGGCGGCCACCACCACCTCGCGATCTCGGTGACCCGGGAGAAGTGGGACTACCTGCGGGCCAAGCTCGACGACGCGGGCATCGACTACCACCTCGAGTCGAAGGTGTCGCTCTACTTCCCCGGCCCCGACGGCGAGCGCCTCGAGCTGCTGGCCGACCCGCTCGGCGAGATGTACGGCACGAAGGTCCTCTGA
- a CDS encoding MarR family winged helix-turn-helix transcriptional regulator: MGTTNWLDDEEQRAWRGFLDVHAQLNAVINRQLQSTTGLSLSDYAILVELTSELADDGSLRMFELGERLQWEKSRVSKQVSRMEARGLVERRHCADDRRGAFVDLTPEGRAAIEAAAPAHVELVRDLFFEGASREQVLALGDFTERVLGRISSR; this comes from the coding sequence ATGGGAACGACGAACTGGCTGGACGACGAGGAGCAGCGCGCGTGGCGCGGCTTCCTCGACGTGCACGCGCAGCTGAATGCCGTGATCAACCGCCAGCTCCAGTCGACGACGGGCCTCTCGCTCTCCGACTACGCCATCCTCGTCGAGCTCACCTCCGAGCTGGCTGACGACGGGTCCCTGCGGATGTTCGAGCTCGGCGAGCGCCTCCAGTGGGAGAAGAGCCGGGTCTCGAAGCAGGTGTCCCGCATGGAGGCCCGCGGCCTCGTCGAGCGCCGCCACTGTGCCGACGACCGCCGGGGCGCGTTCGTCGACCTGACCCCCGAGGGCCGCGCGGCGATCGAGGCGGCGGCTCCCGCCCATGTCGAGCTGGTCCGCGACCTCTTCTTCGAGGGTGCGAGCCGCGAGCAGGTGCTCGCGCTCGGCGACTTCACCGAGCGGGTGCTCGGGCGGATCAGCTCCCGCTGA